In Sporocytophaga myxococcoides, the genomic window ACTTCAGAATCCTGACTTTGTATTACTGGCAAAAGCATTTGGCATGGACGCTGTAAGTGTTGAATCTGTTGACCAGCTAAAAGCGGCAGTAAACAAAGCACATAATCAGGATAAGCCGTTCTTAATCCATGCAAAGGTTAAGAAAGAAGAGAATGTGCTCCCAATGGTTGCTCCAGGTACAAGCTTATCCGATACAATTTATTATCCGGTTCACCCAGTGAAAGAAAAGATAACAAAATAATATATTTTCAATAAAGTAAAAACCGGATTATTTCCGGTTTTTTTGTTTAGGGGTAAGCTTGAAATTGTCTATCAACAGTATGAGAAATAAAACATTATTGTTTTTGGCTGTACTTATTGCTCTCTCTATTTTTAGTTATGTTTCAACAGCAAGAGAAGAGGTTTATAATAGTTTTGATAAAAAGATACAAAAGGGACAATTTTTAGAAGGAGACATCATTTTTCAAAACCTGGATTCTGATCAATGCAGGGCAGCGAAGCTTGCTACACGTTCAAAATTCAGTCATGTTGGAATTATTACTCTGGAAAAAGGGAAGGAATTCGTATTGGAAGCTGTTGAGCCTGTTTGTATGACTCCGCTTGATGAATGGATTAAAAGAGGTAATAACGGTTTTTATACTGTCATGAGGTTGAAAGATCGTGATAAATACCTGATTGCTACAAATGTTTCTACAGCAAAGAAGTTTGCAAAAGAGATGCTTGGAAAGCACTGTGACATTTTTTTTAACTGGTCTGACGACCAGTTATATTGTTCTGAACTTGTCTGGAAGATATACCAAAGGGCTTTTAAATTGCAACTCTGTCCGTTGAAGAAGATGAAGGATTTTGATCTTAGTTCGCCAGAAGTAAGAGCAGTATTGGAAATGAGGTATGGAAAAAATCCTCCACTAGATGAGCTGGTGGTTGCACCTTCAGATCTTGCAGAGTCTAAATTATTGTATGTCGTTGAGAAAAATAACCTGAAATAAACAATAAATAAAATTTTACAGTTCTTTTAATGAAGACTGACTGAAAGCTTATAGATTCAATGAGAGAGAGGGAGCTGATTTTTTTCAGTCAGTCTTTTCAAGCTATTTTGCTTTAAGAAATTTATGTTTTGATTTTAATCTGTACCAGATCCTTCAGTGGCTGTGGCAGTTCTGCCGCAATATCTTCGAATTCTCCCTCAGAAATATATTTGCCAAGGCTGTCTAGAACTGTTCTAACTATTTCTTCCGTAGAAATATCCCAATCAAACCGACTTTCTCCATAAGCTCTTTGTTCTTCCTCAACAGCTCTTGTAAAATCTTCAATGTTTTTATGTCTTCTCGGTTTTTCCCTGTATTTCCAATTTTCTACATAAACAGCTTTTAAAAACATTGGCAATTGAGAAAGTACATTAAGTGATTCCGGAATTGTGATACTGTCTCTTAACGTATGTAAAACAGCTCTGACTATTATACAAGCCTGTTTTCTTCTGTCCGGATAGTTGAACCGCATACAGAGTTCTTTTATAAAAGCGTTTCCGTCAGAAGCGAATTTATCAAAATGAATAGACATATTACCTCCCCTTTATTTGAAAACAGCGTAGGAATATATTCGTTCCCTTGATATCGATTGTCTGAAGAATAACTTAATGGTTCAAATCCCGTTGAAAAATTAGTTTTTAACGAATTATATTAAGCCGGCAAAGGAGTATATGCTTTATGATAGGTTTCAGCAATAAAAACAGAGGTTTGTTCAACAGTCGTTTGAAAAATGAAAAGTTCGATGTATTGATTATTGGAGGTGGGATTACAGGGGCAGGTATTCTATTAGATGCCCAAACTCGAGGACTGAAGGCGGCCTTGATTGAAATGCAGGATTTTGCACAAGGTACTTCCAGTCGTTCTACAAAGCTTATTCATGGAGGATTGCGATATCTCAAGCAGTTAGAGTTTGCCCTTGTCGCAGAAGTTGGTAAAGAGAGAGCAATTGTACATAAAAACGCTCCTCACCTGACTGTTGCTGAAAGAATGTTATTGCCTCTGACTGAAAAGGGAAGCATTGGCAAGCTAGGAGCTAGGTTCGGACTTTGGTTATACGATTTTCTTGCAGGTGTAAAAAAGGGTGAACGCCGGATTATGCTTTCTGCTGATGATGTTCTGAAAATAGAGCCATTGCTTGACAGAACTATGACTATTGGTGGTGCTTTGTATTATGAATACAGGACTGACGATTCTCGTCTTACTTTTGAAATAATAAAGGAAGGGATGCTCCGGGGTGGACTTGCTATCAATTATCTGAAGGCAGAAACGATGTTATTTAACGCTGAAAGAATGATTGTTGGTGTTAAGGCTAAAGATCTGATTACAGAAGAAACATTTTCTATTAATGCAGATTATGTAATTAATGCAACAGGTCCATGGGTTGATGAAACAGATGCTTTGGATCAATCTTCTAAAAAGTCAAAAATCATCCATACAAAAGGAGTTCATATTGTAGTTGATCATAAGAAACTTCCAATAAGCCAGTCTGTATATTTTGATGTACCTGATGGAAGAATGGTTTTCGCTATTCCGAGGGAGGGTAAGACCTACATTGGCACTACAGATACTTTTTATACAGGAGATATGATTAATCCGGAAATCACTTTTGAAGATCGTCAATATCTGGTAAATGCGACAAATCAGATTTTTACCAATGTAAATTTAGAGCTTTCTGATATAGAATCTGGCTGGGCCGGACTCAGACCGTTGGTGAGGGAGGAAGGAAAGTCGCCCTCAGCAATTAGCAGAAAAGATGAAGTATTTGAATATGAAAGCGGACTAATAACCATCGCCGGAGGAAAACTAACAGGTTATAGAAAGATGGCAGAAAAGGTAGTAGATATCATCCGAAAAAGAATTAAAGCCGAAAGAAGTAAAGACATTGGTAGTTGTCAGACAGCTGAAATACAGCTTGCCGGCGGGAAGTTTTCTGAGAATATTGAGAATGTCCTGGCCTTTTTTATTAAAGAAGGGGATAAAATTGGTCTTTCTGCTAAAGAGACGGAAAAGATCTTTTACAGATTCGGATCGAATACAGGAAAGGTTTTAAATTTTGCGAATGGAGTACCTTTAAGTGGACTTCCATTGTACTGGAGTATCCAACTTCAATATTGTCTCGAAGAAGAAATGATTGCAGGGGCTGAAGATTTTTTTGTCAGGAGGACTGGAGCTCTTTATTTTGATATTCTAGAGGTTAGAGATCATAAAGAAGCTGTTATAAATCACATTGCCAATTACTTTCAATGGTCGGACATTGTGAAGGAGAAAAGTTTTAAATTGATTGACAATCTGTTGCTTAATTTTTAAGGTGCCAAATAAATTTTGAATTTTAGTGAAGAAAAGTATTCCTCCTGTTTTAATTTCCGCAAACGCTGCAAAATGTTAATTTTGCGGCATTATTAGTTTCTTATGAAAAGCTCAAAGTACGCAGTTGACACAGTCAGTTTTGCCGGTTTATTAATTACGCTTGGGATTATTTATGGTGATATCGGAACGTCACCCCTATACGTAATGAAAGCGGTAATAGGTGGCAGCGAAGTAAATGAAGATCTGGTGCTGGGAGGTTTATCCTGTGTATTCTGGACTTTGACACTTCAGACTACGGTCAAATATGTTATACTTACACTTAGAGCAGATAACAATGGTGAAGGCGGAATCTTCTCTTTATTTGCTCTGATCCGCAGAAGAAGTCCTTATTTGGTATTCCCCGCAATGATTGGTGGAAGCATGTTGCTTGCTGATGGTATTATTACGCCTCCAATTTCTGTTTCCTCTGCCATTGAAGGTTTAAGGATCTTTAATCCGGAGATAAATACAATACCGATTGTTATCTGTATACTGGTTTTTCTTTTTGTCATTCAGGGGCTTGGGACTAAGTTCATGGGTAACGCTTTTGGCCCTATCATGTTCATATGGTTTTGCATGCTTGCAACAATGGGAATAAAAGAAGTAATGCAGTATCCTCATGTATTGCGATGTATCAATCCATACTATGCATACAATCTTTTGATGAATTATCCAGGAGGCTTGTGGCTTCTAGGTGCTGTATTTCTTTGTACTACCGGGGCGGAAGCATTATACTCAGACCTTGGGCACTGTGGAAGACCCAATATCAGAATTTCATGGATTTTTGTAAAATCATGTCTGTTGTTGAATTATATGGGGCAGGGAGCATGGATATTACATAGCTCAGGAGGTTTCTTGAATGGAAGGAATCCTTTTTATGCAGTAATGCCTCAATGGTTTCTTCCGATTGGAATTGGTGTAGCAACAATGGCAGCTATTATTGCCTCTCAGGCATTAATCAGCGGATCCTTTACACTTATTTCTGAAGCCATCAGATTGAATTTGTGGCCAAAGGTAAAGCTTAGTTTTCCTACCATCATGAAAGGCCAGATTTATGTACCAAGTATCAACTGGTTGATGCTTGCAGGGTGTATTGGTATTGTGATGTATTTTAAAGAGTCTTCTCAAATGGAAGCTGCTTATGGTCTTGCTATCAATATTACCATGATCGTAACCACCATGCTACTTTGTTTTTACCTATATTTTGTAAGAAAGGTGACTTTCTTCTGGGTGGCATTGGTTTTTGTAGTTTACATGGCAATTGAACTCACATTCCTTGTTGGTAACCTTACTAAATTCATGCATGGTGGTTATGTTACACTCTTGATCAGTGGCCTTCTGATATATGTAATGTATACATGGTATGCCGCACGTAAAATCAAAAACAGACTTACTGAATTTATTAAGCTGGATGATTATATCCCTCTTCTTAAAGAACTCAGTAATGACCTTTCTATTCCTAAATATGCTACTCACCTTGTATACTTAACCAGTGCCAATAGCATTAAAGAAATAGAATCAAAGGTAATCTATTCAATTTTTCAGAAACAGCCCAAAAGAGCAGATATTTATTGGTTTCTCCATATTGACGTTCTTGACGAACCCTATACCATGGAATATAAAGTGAAGTTCCTGGAGCCGAATGATGTAATTCGTGTAGATTTCAGACTGGGTTTTAGAGTAGAACACAGGATTAACCTCTTCTTCAGAAAAGTTGTTGAGGATCTGGTCGCAAACAAAGAAGTGGATTTTACCAGCCGGTATACTTCACTTTCCAAAAGAAATGTTATAGGAGATTTCAGGTTTGTTGTGCTTGAGAAACACCTGAGTCATGATAATGATTTGTCAGCGGATGAAAGGCTGATTATGAACAGCTATTTTATACTGAAAGAAATCAGCTTGTCTGAAACAAGCGCATTTGGCCTGGACACCAGTTCTGTGTCAGTAGAAAAGGTGCCTTTAGTAATTTCACCAATGGAGCATTTCGACCTGAGGAGAATAGAATAAATTAAAATAGCATCCAGGTAGGGAATAGAAAATCCTTAAAGGTTCTTTCTTTAGTTTTCTTTTCTTTTTTTTCTTTGGAAGACACTTCGATATTTCCAGAAGTTTCTTCCGAAGGAATATTTTTTATTGCTTCGAAAATTGTAAGCGGTTTCCTGAAACCCTCCTTACGGTTGGTTTTATTTTCTGGATTTTCCATAATATTTATATTTTGTAAGTTGAACTTCCTCATATGAAAAGCTTAATTTACTTTAAAATGTTTTAAGAGTCAAATTGCAAGTTTCACAAAATCAGTAAAATATGTTGTTGTGTTGTTGTGGTTTTCCAATAGGGTCATGTACGAAAACGAATAAAATGTCTGTTGATTGTGGGGCAGAACTAAAAAAAATTCAATTTCTAAGCTTTAGAAAAAGATAAAAATTATTTCAGGTCATATTTAAAAGTTCCTTTAGCCAAATGGTGTGAAGCAAAGGAAAGCATTTATGAAAACCTTTTGGTCACATGTTTTAAGTGTGAAATGGTAAATAATGCAAAGTCTTCGATATTCAGCTAAAACTAATTCCAGCGATCTTTCACGGCAGTGCTGATTTCTTCAAATGCTTTTCCGCAGGCTAAAACTTCTTTTCCTGAAAGAAAATCATTCCCTCCGGTAAAATCAGTCACAGCACCACCAGCTTCTTTAACAAGCAAAACACCGGCAGCTATATCCCAGCTGTTGAGGTTATACTCCAGACACCCGTCAAGTCTTCCGCATGCCACATAGGCAAGATCTACAGCTGTCGAGCCTAACCTTCTTACACCATTGGTGGTTTTAACAAATTCATTAATAATATTGAAATAAGCTTCTGTTTTATCAAGCTGCTTATATCGGAATCCTGTGGCGATAAGAGAGGCTTTAAGTGCAGTATTATCATTCACAAATATCCTATTTCCATTCAAGAAAGCTCCACCTCCTTCCCAGGCATAGAAACATTCGTCCAGGTTTACTTCATGAACCACCCCTAAAATTATTCTGCCTTCTGACATCAAACCTACACTGATGGAAAAAAGAGGCATCTTATGAAGATAATTCGTGGTCCCATCCAAAGGATCTATAATCCATGTATATTTTTTTTCTTCTTGGGAAATCGTCGCTTCTTCAGTGATAAAGCCAGCCTCAGGAAGAATTTCTTTCAATCCTCGGACAAGTAGCATTTCTGATTGTTTGTCGACATAAGATACAAGGTCATTTTTGCCTTTCAACTCAATATTTGAGCGGTCAAATTCCTCCTGTTCCTTCTTTAGAAAGTTCATTACATCTTTGGTCAAATCGACTACTTTTAGGCAGATATGCTCCAGATTCATAGCAGTTTTTCTTTGGTAAATTTTAAAGAAGGCAAATCATTAAGATTGACTTTCTAATAGTAAAATGCTATTTATTCTGAATTGTTTTCAGGGGAAAAATCTGCTTAAATTTCGCAGAAGCAATCAAAGAGCTTTGATGCTATTTCACAAAAATCTGGCTTCAAAATCAGTAGATGCTTTAATATTCGTCAGTCGAATATTTAAAAAAATGGATTTTTACAATTGTTTTTGAGATAGTTCTTTCTCAATTTTTTTCAAATCAACTGAACTGCAGGAACAGCCTTTGTTACAATGTCCTTTTTGACTAAAGCTTCTATATCCTAGCCTGATTAAATATGCTAAAGACAAAATAAATAAAACTCCAATCAAAAAGGTTTGCATATTAATATTTATTAGTAGTGTGATTAACTCCATCTTTGTTTGATCACGGCGCTGATTTCTTCAAATGCTTTTCCGCAGGCTAAAACTTCTTTACCAGACAGATAATCATTTCCTTCCTTAAAATCAGTCACTGTTCCTCCAGCTTCTTTAACGAGCAGAATGCCGGCAGCTATATCCCAGATTTTGAGATTGAATTCAAAATAACCATCAAATCTACCGCAAGCCACATAAGCTAAGTCAACAGCTGCAGAGCCTAACCTTCTGACGCCATGAGTCTTTTTTACGAATTCTTTTATAATTTCGAAATAAACATCGGTTTTGTCAAGCAAACTATAGGGAAATCCTGTTCCGATAAGAGATTCTTCAAGTTTGGTATTTGTATTGACAAAAATCTGGGTTCCGTTTAAGTACGCTCCCCCTTCTTCCCAAGCATAGAAACATTCATTTAGGTTCACTTCATGAACCACTCCCACGATTATTCTTCCTTCTGTCATCAATCCTACACTGATTGAAAAGGATGGCACCTTATGCAGGAAGTTGGTTGTTCCATCCAGAGGATCTATGATCCAGGTGTAGGTTTTTTCTTCCCTGTTGATAGTTGCTTCTTCAGTGATAAAGCCGGCTTCAGGAAGTATATCTTTTAAACCCTTTACAAGCATGGTTTCCGACTGCTTGTCAACATATGATACCAAGTCATTTTTTCCTTTATGTTCAATTTTTGAAAGGTCAAAATTTTCAAGTTCATGCTTAATGAAGTTGCGTACTTCTTTGGTTAATGCGATTACTTCAAGGCAAAGATGTTCCAGATTCATATAGGGTAGTAATTTCTTCTTTTTGTGATTTTATAATAAAGGGTGAAGGACCTAATGATAATAAGCAGGAGCAATGGAACAATGGCCATATTTATTTCCTGAGGAAGGATGGAAATACACGCAGTAAATATCAGAACTACTATTCCATTAAAAAGGAAATAATAACCGGTGCTGAAGCTTCTTTTCTTTTTGAATAGAAGTATGGCAACTATGATGTGCGTTGGAAATGCCCATATTATATTCCAGTTGTGGACAGTTACTTTATGATCTGTGCCAAACCAAAGAAACAACAGCAAGAGACCGAATAGGCCAAGTATCAGAAACAGGATTCCATCCATTGTAAATTTTTGAGGTCTTTTTTTCCAGGTAACAAAAGTAGAGAAGCCCCCGATCAATAGAAGGATAGCGAATACCATTGCAGGTGTCACTAACATGCTCTCTTCCTTGGGTTGATTTGCTTTAAAAAGAACGTTGTTCCTGGCTACAAATGCGGTTTTCCCTGAATCAGAAAGCACAGTAGCATTGCCTATGGCATTCATGAGGTGATCCGGGAGAAACATATATTGTGAAGGAGTAGCAATCCTGTCTGCCGGTGCTCCAAGACCGAGATCCATCCCCAGGTCCTGAAACTGCTTATTTACAAGGTATGGATCTATCAATTGCCTGAAGCTTTGATTTTTAAAAGCTATATTTTTAAATTGAAGTGAATCTCCCAACGCAGCTTTAAAGGCATCTCTTAACCTTGAAGAACAATTGTCATAAAAGAAGTCGTATTTATAGTATCGGTTTTCAGGCAAATAGTTTATTTCCAGAAAATTATAAAGCTTTTGCTTTTGTGATGAAGTCATGTTAAGCTGCTGTTCTATCACAGATCTTTGCTCCTGTTCTGCTCCATAAATCAGATAGTCAGATCTGGAAACGGAAAGCATATACAAAAGCTTTCCTCTGACAAACTTCGAATAAAATCCGGGAGTATCGAAGTCGAAAGTGCCGTAGTTATAAATTTTATCTATGTGATTGGAATCATCTTTAATCCAGATCGCGCTGTGACCAAAGCTTGAATATAACTCTTGTCCTGGAGAAACCGTGATCAGACTTACCTTGGCATAGGGGGAAAGTTGGGGTATTGAAAAAGATATGAATGGGATAAATGCGGATAATAGCAGCAGCCAGAATTTTTTCATCATTCGTTCAGCGTTTTGAAATCATAAAATTAGAAAGGTAAAAATAGGGGATAAGTTCGTAATCAAGCCACTCTTCTTAACAATTAAATATTAATTAAGGTTAGTTTTTTAGGCGTTGTAGATTTTTAAACTATGAAAAGATTAGGTTTTTGGACAATTGTGGTTCTCGGGATTACCTTTTCATGTGAAAAAAAGGAGCAGGATAAACAAATGATTCAGGTTCCGGAAGATCCGGCCCCTATGAGCAAAAACCTTTCTATAGAGCCTGTCATGATGGTGGAAGAGGTAAAAAGCAGGTTCAGAAAAGGAGCAAAGGGTTGTCGGGAAGGATTTGGGATTTGTGATGTCGTTACGGTAAAAACAGATACTTTGATTGGTGAAACAGTAAGTGACACCATTAAGGAAGAATACAGGGCTAAGTTCGTTCTCAGTAAAGATGATAATGAAATGCTGATTGAGTTTACCGAGCACATTCCTCATTTTTCAAATGAATTTGTTGTGGACCTAATGACGGGAGTTCCTGAGTTATTTGGGTATGAATATGTCAGATTAATTCCTGGAGTTTATCAGACGGATGGAGGAATCGGAGAATATGGTGGAGTAGTGGTTAAAGTAGAAAAAGGACGGAAATTGGAGGGAGAAGCTTTAGGAATGAATTTTTTCTAAAAGTCTCCGAAAAATCTAATTTCACTAATTCGCTCAAAGTTGGTCTGCTATTAAAATAAAAAAACACGGCAACCATCCGTG contains:
- a CDS encoding YiiX family permuted papain-like enzyme — encoded protein: MRNKTLLFLAVLIALSIFSYVSTAREEVYNSFDKKIQKGQFLEGDIIFQNLDSDQCRAAKLATRSKFSHVGIITLEKGKEFVLEAVEPVCMTPLDEWIKRGNNGFYTVMRLKDRDKYLIATNVSTAKKFAKEMLGKHCDIFFNWSDDQLYCSELVWKIYQRAFKLQLCPLKKMKDFDLSSPEVRAVLEMRYGKNPPLDELVVAPSDLAESKLLYVVEKNNLK
- a CDS encoding DUF2267 domain-containing protein, producing the protein MSIHFDKFASDGNAFIKELCMRFNYPDRRKQACIIVRAVLHTLRDSITIPESLNVLSQLPMFLKAVYVENWKYREKPRRHKNIEDFTRAVEEEQRAYGESRFDWDISTEEIVRTVLDSLGKYISEGEFEDIAAELPQPLKDLVQIKIKT
- a CDS encoding glycerol-3-phosphate dehydrogenase/oxidase — translated: MIGFSNKNRGLFNSRLKNEKFDVLIIGGGITGAGILLDAQTRGLKAALIEMQDFAQGTSSRSTKLIHGGLRYLKQLEFALVAEVGKERAIVHKNAPHLTVAERMLLPLTEKGSIGKLGARFGLWLYDFLAGVKKGERRIMLSADDVLKIEPLLDRTMTIGGALYYEYRTDDSRLTFEIIKEGMLRGGLAINYLKAETMLFNAERMIVGVKAKDLITEETFSINADYVINATGPWVDETDALDQSSKKSKIIHTKGVHIVVDHKKLPISQSVYFDVPDGRMVFAIPREGKTYIGTTDTFYTGDMINPEITFEDRQYLVNATNQIFTNVNLELSDIESGWAGLRPLVREEGKSPSAISRKDEVFEYESGLITIAGGKLTGYRKMAEKVVDIIRKRIKAERSKDIGSCQTAEIQLAGGKFSENIENVLAFFIKEGDKIGLSAKETEKIFYRFGSNTGKVLNFANGVPLSGLPLYWSIQLQYCLEEEMIAGAEDFFVRRTGALYFDILEVRDHKEAVINHIANYFQWSDIVKEKSFKLIDNLLLNF
- a CDS encoding KUP/HAK/KT family potassium transporter, coding for MKSSKYAVDTVSFAGLLITLGIIYGDIGTSPLYVMKAVIGGSEVNEDLVLGGLSCVFWTLTLQTTVKYVILTLRADNNGEGGIFSLFALIRRRSPYLVFPAMIGGSMLLADGIITPPISVSSAIEGLRIFNPEINTIPIVICILVFLFVIQGLGTKFMGNAFGPIMFIWFCMLATMGIKEVMQYPHVLRCINPYYAYNLLMNYPGGLWLLGAVFLCTTGAEALYSDLGHCGRPNIRISWIFVKSCLLLNYMGQGAWILHSSGGFLNGRNPFYAVMPQWFLPIGIGVATMAAIIASQALISGSFTLISEAIRLNLWPKVKLSFPTIMKGQIYVPSINWLMLAGCIGIVMYFKESSQMEAAYGLAINITMIVTTMLLCFYLYFVRKVTFFWVALVFVVYMAIELTFLVGNLTKFMHGGYVTLLISGLLIYVMYTWYAARKIKNRLTEFIKLDDYIPLLKELSNDLSIPKYATHLVYLTSANSIKEIESKVIYSIFQKQPKRADIYWFLHIDVLDEPYTMEYKVKFLEPNDVIRVDFRLGFRVEHRINLFFRKVVEDLVANKEVDFTSRYTSLSKRNVIGDFRFVVLEKHLSHDNDLSADERLIMNSYFILKEISLSETSAFGLDTSSVSVEKVPLVISPMEHFDLRRIE
- a CDS encoding inositol monophosphatase family protein, with translation MNLEHICLKVVDLTKDVMNFLKKEQEEFDRSNIELKGKNDLVSYVDKQSEMLLVRGLKEILPEAGFITEEATISQEEKKYTWIIDPLDGTTNYLHKMPLFSISVGLMSEGRIILGVVHEVNLDECFYAWEGGGAFLNGNRIFVNDNTALKASLIATGFRYKQLDKTEAYFNIINEFVKTTNGVRRLGSTAVDLAYVACGRLDGCLEYNLNSWDIAAGVLLVKEAGGAVTDFTGGNDFLSGKEVLACGKAFEEISTAVKDRWN
- a CDS encoding inositol monophosphatase family protein, whose protein sequence is MNLEHLCLEVIALTKEVRNFIKHELENFDLSKIEHKGKNDLVSYVDKQSETMLVKGLKDILPEAGFITEEATINREEKTYTWIIDPLDGTTNFLHKVPSFSISVGLMTEGRIIVGVVHEVNLNECFYAWEEGGAYLNGTQIFVNTNTKLEESLIGTGFPYSLLDKTDVYFEIIKEFVKKTHGVRRLGSAAVDLAYVACGRFDGYFEFNLKIWDIAAGILLVKEAGGTVTDFKEGNDYLSGKEVLACGKAFEEISAVIKQRWS
- a CDS encoding lipoprotein N-acyltransferase Lnb domain-containing protein is translated as MMKKFWLLLLSAFIPFISFSIPQLSPYAKVSLITVSPGQELYSSFGHSAIWIKDDSNHIDKIYNYGTFDFDTPGFYSKFVRGKLLYMLSVSRSDYLIYGAEQEQRSVIEQQLNMTSSQKQKLYNFLEINYLPENRYYKYDFFYDNCSSRLRDAFKAALGDSLQFKNIAFKNQSFRQLIDPYLVNKQFQDLGMDLGLGAPADRIATPSQYMFLPDHLMNAIGNATVLSDSGKTAFVARNNVLFKANQPKEESMLVTPAMVFAILLLIGGFSTFVTWKKRPQKFTMDGILFLILGLFGLLLLFLWFGTDHKVTVHNWNIIWAFPTHIIVAILLFKKKRSFSTGYYFLFNGIVVLIFTACISILPQEINMAIVPLLLLIIIRSFTLYYKITKRRNYYPI